From the Carya illinoinensis cultivar Pawnee chromosome 4, C.illinoinensisPawnee_v1, whole genome shotgun sequence genome, one window contains:
- the LOC122306746 gene encoding growth-regulating factor 5-like isoform X1 has product MMSVRNRFPFTACQWQELEHQALIFKYMASGIPIPPELLLTIKRSCLDSSLSSKFLPHQPQHVGWNYLQMGLGRKIDPEPGRCRRTDGKKWRCSKEAFPDSKYCERHMHRGKNRSRKPVEALKTTSTAANTNLSSLTISSITKNHSTLPPAPSHSLPSLSSMSSETHHLHHPCYSTHLHHPFIYHPTYSSRLPGIGLSPQENNISPYLLDTGSYSQATNADYRRNRYVNGLKEEVDEHAFFSEPSGSMRNFSGPSMDDSWQLTPLTMSTYSKQRSCSSLQSEYSYLQLQSLGSSTKQPEQDQHYFSLGSAIKNEMPIQIEKEQPQKTIHRFLDEWPPKERDSWLDLDDKSSNSSSVSTTRLSISIPSSFHDFPIFNSRAHNDG; this is encoded by the exons ATGATGAGTGTAAGAAACAGGTTTCCCTTCACTGCATGTCAGTGGCAAGAGCTTGAACACCAAGCTCTAATCTTCAAGTACATGGCATCAGGCATCCCTATCCCACCTGAACTCCTCTTAACCATCAAAAGAAGCTGCTTGGACTCTTCTCTCTCATCAAAGTTCTTACCTCACCAACCTCAACATG TTGGCTGGAACTACTTGCAGATGGGTTTGGGGAGAAAAATAGACCCAGAGCCAGGCAGGTGCAGAAGAACAGATGGGAAAAAATGGAGGTGCTCGAAAGAGGCATTTCCAGATTCCAAGTACTGCGAGAGACATATGCACAGAGGGAAAAACCGTTCAAGAAAGCCTGTGGAAGCTCTGAAAACAACATCAACAGCAGCAAACACAAATCTATCATCTCTAACAATCTCATCAATCACCAAGAACCACTCCACACTTCCGCCAGCTCCATCTCATTCTCTTCCTTCACTTTCTTCAATGTCCTCAGAGACCCACCACCTTCACCATCCTTGCTACAGTACCCACCTTCACCACCCTTTCATTTATCATCCCACATATTCTTCAAGGCTTCCCGGGATTGGTTTGTCACCTCAAGAAAACAATATTAGCCCCTACCTCTTGGACACTGGTTCTTACTCCCAGGCAACCAACGCAGATTACAG AAGAAACAGGTATGTGAATGGGCTGAAAGAGGAGGTAGATGAGCATGCTTTCTTCTCAGAACCTTCTGGGTCTATGAGAAATTTTTCTGGTCCATCTATGGATGATTCATGGCAACTCACACCTTTGACAATGAGCACGTATTCAAAGCAAAGGAGCTGCTCTAGTTTACAAAGTGAGTACTCTTACTTGCAGCTTCAGAGCCTCGGTAGTTCGACAAAACAACCCGAGCAAGACCAGCATTACTTTTCGCTGGGCAGTGCTATAAAAAATGAGATGCCAATCCAAATAGAGAAAGAACAACCCCAGAAGACCATTCATCGCTTCTTAGATGAGTGGCCGCCTAAAGAGAGAGATTCGTGGCTCGATTTGGATGATAAATCATCAAATAGCTCATCAGTATCAACAACCCGGCTATCAATTTCCATTCCATCTTCCTTCCATGACTTCCCCATCTTCAATTCCAGAGCCCATAATG ATGGTTGA
- the LOC122306746 gene encoding growth-regulating factor 5-like isoform X2 translates to MMSVRNRFPFTACQWQELEHQALIFKYMASGIPIPPELLLTIKRSCLDSSLSSKFLPHQPQHVGWNYLQMGLGRKIDPEPGRCRRTDGKKWRCSKEAFPDSKYCERHMHRGKNRSRKPVEALKTTSTAANTNLSSLTISSITKNHSTLPPAPSHSLPSLSSMSSETHHLHHPCYSTHLHHPFIYHPTYSSRLPGIGLSPQENNISPYLLDTGSYSQATNADYRNRYVNGLKEEVDEHAFFSEPSGSMRNFSGPSMDDSWQLTPLTMSTYSKQRSCSSLQSEYSYLQLQSLGSSTKQPEQDQHYFSLGSAIKNEMPIQIEKEQPQKTIHRFLDEWPPKERDSWLDLDDKSSNSSSVSTTRLSISIPSSFHDFPIFNSRAHNDG, encoded by the exons ATGATGAGTGTAAGAAACAGGTTTCCCTTCACTGCATGTCAGTGGCAAGAGCTTGAACACCAAGCTCTAATCTTCAAGTACATGGCATCAGGCATCCCTATCCCACCTGAACTCCTCTTAACCATCAAAAGAAGCTGCTTGGACTCTTCTCTCTCATCAAAGTTCTTACCTCACCAACCTCAACATG TTGGCTGGAACTACTTGCAGATGGGTTTGGGGAGAAAAATAGACCCAGAGCCAGGCAGGTGCAGAAGAACAGATGGGAAAAAATGGAGGTGCTCGAAAGAGGCATTTCCAGATTCCAAGTACTGCGAGAGACATATGCACAGAGGGAAAAACCGTTCAAGAAAGCCTGTGGAAGCTCTGAAAACAACATCAACAGCAGCAAACACAAATCTATCATCTCTAACAATCTCATCAATCACCAAGAACCACTCCACACTTCCGCCAGCTCCATCTCATTCTCTTCCTTCACTTTCTTCAATGTCCTCAGAGACCCACCACCTTCACCATCCTTGCTACAGTACCCACCTTCACCACCCTTTCATTTATCATCCCACATATTCTTCAAGGCTTCCCGGGATTGGTTTGTCACCTCAAGAAAACAATATTAGCCCCTACCTCTTGGACACTGGTTCTTACTCCCAGGCAACCAACGCAGATTACAG AAACAGGTATGTGAATGGGCTGAAAGAGGAGGTAGATGAGCATGCTTTCTTCTCAGAACCTTCTGGGTCTATGAGAAATTTTTCTGGTCCATCTATGGATGATTCATGGCAACTCACACCTTTGACAATGAGCACGTATTCAAAGCAAAGGAGCTGCTCTAGTTTACAAAGTGAGTACTCTTACTTGCAGCTTCAGAGCCTCGGTAGTTCGACAAAACAACCCGAGCAAGACCAGCATTACTTTTCGCTGGGCAGTGCTATAAAAAATGAGATGCCAATCCAAATAGAGAAAGAACAACCCCAGAAGACCATTCATCGCTTCTTAGATGAGTGGCCGCCTAAAGAGAGAGATTCGTGGCTCGATTTGGATGATAAATCATCAAATAGCTCATCAGTATCAACAACCCGGCTATCAATTTCCATTCCATCTTCCTTCCATGACTTCCCCATCTTCAATTCCAGAGCCCATAATG ATGGTTGA
- the LOC122306746 gene encoding growth-regulating factor 5-like isoform X3: protein MMSVRNRFPFTACQWQELEHQALIFKYMASGIPIPPELLLTIKRSCLDSSLSSKFLPHQPQHVGWNYLQMGLGRKIDPEPGRCRRTDGKKWRCSKEAFPDSKYCERHMHRGKNRSRKPVEALKTTSTAANTNLSSLTISSITKNHSTLPPAPSHSLPSLSSMSSETHHLHHPCYSTHLHHPFIYHPTYSSRLPGIGLSPQENNISPYLLDTGSYSQATNADYRYVNGLKEEVDEHAFFSEPSGSMRNFSGPSMDDSWQLTPLTMSTYSKQRSCSSLQSEYSYLQLQSLGSSTKQPEQDQHYFSLGSAIKNEMPIQIEKEQPQKTIHRFLDEWPPKERDSWLDLDDKSSNSSSVSTTRLSISIPSSFHDFPIFNSRAHNDG, encoded by the exons ATGATGAGTGTAAGAAACAGGTTTCCCTTCACTGCATGTCAGTGGCAAGAGCTTGAACACCAAGCTCTAATCTTCAAGTACATGGCATCAGGCATCCCTATCCCACCTGAACTCCTCTTAACCATCAAAAGAAGCTGCTTGGACTCTTCTCTCTCATCAAAGTTCTTACCTCACCAACCTCAACATG TTGGCTGGAACTACTTGCAGATGGGTTTGGGGAGAAAAATAGACCCAGAGCCAGGCAGGTGCAGAAGAACAGATGGGAAAAAATGGAGGTGCTCGAAAGAGGCATTTCCAGATTCCAAGTACTGCGAGAGACATATGCACAGAGGGAAAAACCGTTCAAGAAAGCCTGTGGAAGCTCTGAAAACAACATCAACAGCAGCAAACACAAATCTATCATCTCTAACAATCTCATCAATCACCAAGAACCACTCCACACTTCCGCCAGCTCCATCTCATTCTCTTCCTTCACTTTCTTCAATGTCCTCAGAGACCCACCACCTTCACCATCCTTGCTACAGTACCCACCTTCACCACCCTTTCATTTATCATCCCACATATTCTTCAAGGCTTCCCGGGATTGGTTTGTCACCTCAAGAAAACAATATTAGCCCCTACCTCTTGGACACTGGTTCTTACTCCCAGGCAACCAACGCAGATTACAG GTATGTGAATGGGCTGAAAGAGGAGGTAGATGAGCATGCTTTCTTCTCAGAACCTTCTGGGTCTATGAGAAATTTTTCTGGTCCATCTATGGATGATTCATGGCAACTCACACCTTTGACAATGAGCACGTATTCAAAGCAAAGGAGCTGCTCTAGTTTACAAAGTGAGTACTCTTACTTGCAGCTTCAGAGCCTCGGTAGTTCGACAAAACAACCCGAGCAAGACCAGCATTACTTTTCGCTGGGCAGTGCTATAAAAAATGAGATGCCAATCCAAATAGAGAAAGAACAACCCCAGAAGACCATTCATCGCTTCTTAGATGAGTGGCCGCCTAAAGAGAGAGATTCGTGGCTCGATTTGGATGATAAATCATCAAATAGCTCATCAGTATCAACAACCCGGCTATCAATTTCCATTCCATCTTCCTTCCATGACTTCCCCATCTTCAATTCCAGAGCCCATAATG ATGGTTGA